A region from the Vibrio navarrensis genome encodes:
- a CDS encoding biotin-dependent carboxyltransferase family protein: MTTHALKVIKPGSLSLIQDFGRFALAHQGITQGGPVDDYAYSWSNHLLGNPVNCTSLEITLGQAAVEVLSSCQLAICGGDLDARLNGHPLHNWSEFRAHKGDILTFGLAKNGLRAYLSVVGGFDVSPQLGSTSTVVRDHLGGLKQNGMPLIAEQLLPFTPHQPSSNKARSLTFRFKPDYNLPLKLRVIEGCQAADFAAEEIALFYQTRFTVDPNSNRMGYRLAGGTISPPYQGILSEGITLGAIQVPPNGQPIILLNDRQTIGGYPKLGCVARIDLPRLAQAKPGQEVRFVRGDREGLQDVWCQWARFFGY, encoded by the coding sequence GTGACAACCCACGCGCTAAAAGTCATCAAACCGGGGTCACTCAGCCTGATTCAGGACTTTGGCCGATTCGCCCTTGCCCATCAAGGCATCACGCAAGGCGGACCGGTGGACGACTACGCCTACAGTTGGTCGAACCATTTGCTGGGCAATCCCGTCAATTGCACCTCGTTGGAAATCACCTTAGGTCAAGCGGCAGTCGAAGTGCTCAGTTCGTGTCAACTGGCGATCTGTGGCGGCGATCTCGATGCGCGTCTCAACGGACACCCATTGCACAACTGGAGCGAATTTCGCGCGCACAAAGGTGATATTCTCACTTTTGGCTTAGCAAAAAATGGCCTGCGAGCTTACCTCTCAGTGGTTGGCGGCTTTGACGTAAGTCCGCAGCTTGGCAGCACCAGTACTGTCGTGCGCGATCATCTCGGCGGCCTGAAACAAAACGGCATGCCACTGATTGCTGAACAATTATTACCTTTTACGCCACACCAACCTAGCTCAAATAAAGCCCGCTCGCTGACGTTCCGTTTCAAGCCTGATTACAACTTGCCGTTAAAATTGCGCGTGATTGAAGGTTGTCAAGCCGCGGATTTTGCTGCCGAGGAAATCGCGCTGTTTTATCAAACGCGATTTACCGTGGATCCCAACTCAAATCGCATGGGATACCGACTGGCCGGAGGGACAATTTCGCCTCCCTATCAGGGGATTTTGTCGGAAGGGATTACCTTGGGCGCCATTCAAGTGCCACCGAATGGTCAGCCAATCATTTTGCTAAATGACAGACAAACAATTGGCGGCTATCCCAAACTAGGCTGTGTTGCCCGTATCGACCTTCCAAGACTGGCACAAGCAAAACCGGGACAGGAGGTCCGTTTTGTTAGAGGCGACCGCGAAGGTTTGCAAGATGTTTGGTGCCAATGGGCACGTTTCTTTGGTTATTGA
- a CDS encoding FAD-dependent oxidoreductase produces MNGLNSSIGNTRIAVVGGGVAGATAAIHFSELGYAVTLIEKGPSLVNGPPICHLHAGGNLYREISTQQCIDLLKQSIDSVRLFPASINIRPTIIAVPRSDAGEAEELLPRLAIIREAYRDLVREDARNQVLGEPDDYFKLYSKADLARLARLTQPEQPKTFDEWCIPFAKNTDLEQLKYPVIIVAEYGWSVFRLSAIATLALERFPASTVMCNRELQHAQWDGSKWQLDVAGLSQPICADYLINACGFETGELDDVVGVATQRMVEFKAAYVAQWQECHEAWPEVIFHGERGTPDGMAQLTPYADGYFQLHGMTEDITLFEDGLVAASPRSAQPQLPAQYVKKIRSGWDESVLQLRTQKAIEHAAKLLPAFISAKPAGKALFGAQQIPGRDATLRAADVSFSANHYACIEIVKGSSTLLAAQKIALQWFGKPISTHIEQEHPVTCSLAASEIESVATTLAKQRGYPVSLAQVVGEGVYQ; encoded by the coding sequence ATGAACGGTTTGAACTCGTCCATCGGCAACACACGCATCGCCGTTGTAGGGGGTGGTGTTGCTGGCGCTACGGCCGCGATACATTTTTCAGAATTAGGCTATGCGGTAACCTTGATAGAAAAAGGGCCTTCTTTAGTCAATGGTCCGCCGATCTGTCATCTGCACGCAGGGGGAAACCTTTATCGTGAGATCTCGACGCAGCAATGCATTGACCTGCTGAAACAATCGATCGACAGCGTCAGACTCTTTCCGGCCAGTATCAACATTCGCCCCACCATTATTGCGGTACCGCGCAGTGATGCCGGAGAGGCTGAAGAGCTGCTCCCAAGACTGGCGATCATTCGCGAAGCATATCGAGACCTAGTTCGAGAGGACGCCCGCAACCAAGTGCTCGGCGAGCCGGACGACTACTTCAAACTCTATTCCAAAGCTGATCTCGCGCGCTTGGCGAGGTTAACCCAGCCTGAGCAGCCCAAAACATTTGACGAGTGGTGCATTCCATTTGCCAAAAATACTGATCTCGAGCAGCTTAAATATCCGGTGATCATCGTGGCCGAATATGGCTGGAGTGTGTTTCGTCTTTCTGCCATCGCCACCCTTGCTCTTGAGCGCTTTCCGGCCTCGACGGTGATGTGTAACCGAGAGTTGCAACACGCGCAGTGGGATGGGTCCAAATGGCAGTTGGATGTTGCTGGTTTGTCTCAACCTATTTGCGCTGATTATTTGATTAACGCCTGTGGCTTTGAAACGGGCGAATTAGATGATGTGGTTGGTGTGGCCACGCAACGTATGGTCGAGTTTAAAGCGGCGTACGTCGCTCAGTGGCAAGAATGCCATGAGGCTTGGCCAGAAGTGATTTTTCATGGCGAACGTGGAACGCCAGATGGTATGGCGCAGCTCACGCCATACGCCGACGGTTATTTTCAACTGCATGGTATGACGGAAGATATCACGCTATTTGAAGATGGTTTGGTGGCAGCATCGCCTCGCTCTGCGCAGCCGCAGTTGCCAGCGCAATACGTCAAAAAGATCCGTTCGGGATGGGATGAATCGGTTTTGCAGTTGCGTACCCAAAAGGCGATTGAACACGCGGCCAAGTTACTGCCGGCCTTTATCAGTGCCAAGCCAGCGGGCAAAGCGCTGTTTGGCGCGCAGCAAATTCCCGGGCGTGATGCAACACTGCGCGCGGCAGATGTCTCCTTTTCTGCTAACCATTATGCTTGCATCGAAATTGTCAAAGGCTCGTCGACTTTGTTGGCGGCGCAGAAAATCGCCTTGCAGTGGTTTGGTAAGCCTATCTCCACCCACATCGAACAAGAACACCCGGTCACGTGTTCACTGGCCGCCAGTGAGATCGAATCGGTTGCCACCACATTAGCCAAACAGCGCGGTTACCCAGTATCGTTAGCTCAAGTGGTGGGTGAAGGGGTGTATCAATAA
- a CDS encoding YfiR family protein has translation MNFKIRLLCGLIASLCPFLAQANKFQPHEVVAVYIYQISNFVFWNEEPSKTHIYFCVQDDDKVKQTLAKVIEGKTIRDLALVLVNATDKPCDIVYYGKPLTSERVRSVGGYAVTISSQSHFLRDGGIIALQENEGRIKPLICSQNLVSERYTLGANLLRLASVKEATLCLH, from the coding sequence ATGAATTTTAAAATCCGCCTGCTTTGCGGGTTGATAGCATCGCTTTGCCCGTTTTTGGCTCAAGCAAACAAATTTCAACCACATGAAGTGGTGGCGGTGTATATCTATCAGATCAGCAATTTCGTTTTTTGGAATGAAGAACCGAGTAAAACGCACATTTACTTCTGTGTACAAGATGATGACAAAGTAAAACAAACCTTAGCAAAAGTGATTGAAGGAAAAACTATCCGCGACTTGGCCCTTGTCTTAGTAAACGCAACGGATAAACCGTGTGACATTGTCTATTATGGTAAGCCACTCACAAGCGAGCGGGTGCGTAGTGTTGGTGGTTACGCGGTCACAATTAGTTCGCAAAGCCACTTTCTACGAGATGGAGGGATCATAGCATTGCAAGAGAACGAGGGCAGGATAAAACCGCTGATCTGTTCGCAGAATTTGGTGAGTGAGCGTTACACCCTAGGGGCAAATCTACTGCGACTTGCCAGCGTCAAGGAGGCTACACTATGCCTTCACTAA
- a CDS encoding ABC transporter ATP-binding protein, which yields MQSPVIKAKSVSKQVSTSNEKLIILSDVNLEVAEGESVAIVGTSGAGKSTLMTLLAGLDVASSGEVYLLDQPLSRLDDEARAALRSESIGFVFQSFLLIPSLTALQNVTLPCLLKGEEEDNERGKALLASVGLASRVDHLPSQLSGGEQQRVALARAFMTQPKILFADEPTGNLDQHTAEKIIELLFELNQHHGTTLVLVTHDMKLAQRCQRVFSMDAGQLSEAS from the coding sequence ATGCAATCTCCAGTAATTAAAGCAAAATCCGTTAGTAAACAAGTGTCTACAAGCAATGAGAAGTTAATTATCCTAAGCGATGTCAATCTTGAAGTCGCAGAGGGAGAAAGTGTGGCTATTGTAGGCACCTCCGGTGCAGGAAAGTCAACCCTGATGACACTCTTAGCTGGCCTTGATGTCGCCTCATCCGGCGAAGTTTATCTGCTCGATCAACCTTTGTCTCGTTTGGACGATGAAGCGCGTGCCGCATTACGCAGTGAATCGATTGGCTTTGTTTTCCAAAGTTTTTTGCTCATTCCAAGCCTGACCGCACTGCAAAATGTCACTTTACCGTGTCTGCTCAAAGGGGAAGAGGAGGATAACGAGCGAGGTAAAGCGCTGCTTGCCTCGGTGGGTTTGGCCTCGCGAGTGGATCACCTCCCGAGCCAATTGTCGGGTGGCGAGCAGCAACGGGTGGCCTTGGCACGCGCGTTTATGACGCAGCCGAAGATTTTGTTTGCCGATGAACCGACCGGCAATCTCGATCAACACACGGCAGAAAAAATCATCGAGCTGCTGTTTGAACTCAATCAACACCATGGCACGACGTTAGTGCTGGTGACGCACGATATGAAGCTTGCTCAGCGCTGCCAACGCGTGTTTAGCATGGATGCAGGTCAATTGTCGGAGGCAAGTTAG
- a CDS encoding 5-oxoprolinase subunit PxpA, whose product MGESFGIWPMGSDELVMPWVDMANIACGFHASDPHVMAKTVALAKHYHVKVGAHPGYQDLSGFGRRSIPHTAAQITEIVLYQVGALKAFCQYHDVALHYVKPHGALYNDMMADEEVFRAIAEAVSVFALPLMILATTDNQRYLDIADVFDVPLLFEAFADRSYQEDGRLTPRSQANAVYHNADDIYNQAMQIATYGCVTTVSGTRVSLEADTICVHGDNPESIALVQRLSQALAK is encoded by the coding sequence ATGGGCGAAAGCTTTGGGATCTGGCCAATGGGTTCTGATGAATTGGTGATGCCGTGGGTTGACATGGCCAATATCGCTTGTGGATTTCATGCCTCAGACCCTCACGTCATGGCTAAAACGGTCGCCTTAGCAAAGCATTATCACGTCAAAGTCGGCGCACACCCGGGATATCAAGATCTTAGTGGTTTCGGTCGCAGAAGTATACCTCACACCGCCGCGCAAATTACAGAAATCGTCCTTTATCAGGTGGGGGCATTGAAGGCTTTCTGCCAATATCACGATGTGGCGCTCCATTATGTTAAACCACATGGTGCACTCTACAACGACATGATGGCCGATGAAGAGGTGTTTCGCGCCATTGCTGAAGCCGTTTCTGTCTTTGCTCTACCACTGATGATTCTGGCAACCACAGACAATCAGCGCTACCTAGACATTGCGGATGTTTTTGATGTGCCACTGCTGTTTGAAGCATTTGCTGATCGCAGTTATCAAGAAGACGGTCGACTTACCCCGAGATCACAAGCGAATGCGGTCTACCACAATGCCGATGACATCTATAATCAAGCGATGCAAATCGCCACCTATGGTTGCGTCACTACCGTTTCAGGAACAAGAGTGTCATTGGAAGCCGATACCATCTGTGTGCATGGTGATAATCCTGAGTCTATCGCCTTGGTACAAAGGCTAAGCCAAGCATTGGCCAAATAA
- a CDS encoding ABC transporter permease gives MASNGLNRRLTAWSLEEIRHGNLWPISVALVLIISAVFALSALATRMEQVIVKQGKDALTADTLFISANPLPQTLLDAAKSEALTTSKMTRFATMAFSDTGMQLVTVKAVQSSYPLLGELSLRSDTTRAQHVNPGELWLDSRIMERMEVTQGDNVTIGDADFIVSGVIESEPGLSFNPFQQMPAAYIHDTDVARTGAIQVGSRVQYRLFIVGSDQVIAKVKESVELTPSDRWRDQESASRSSEVFERTNQYLSLTVAIVIIMAATTLVLTCQNYVVTRKQTIAMLKSIGASRAWIARWLAIQLALLFVCAAVIGVLIGMGLEQLLRIPLKDLLPDPLPSYGITPYLVSLFTALLIAIPALGIPLSALLHTSAINVMQTDNQQKTIPSKTWLLIGVPLVPMLAIYHNNVMVWIVLGAIMLLFIVLAFVGLALSKLLARLPFSTSVKLALSRINRSALSSGLQLGALSLSLMLLAIIWLVRTDLLKDWQRTLPADAANVFALNISDFELDPYLAFLDQNQVNRSPAYPIIRGRFTAINGKNVASENQPDGQERSDAVSRELNLTWGASLPDYNQVTAGSWTPTQGVSVEAEVAEEMGIEIGDTLTFVVNSQTFNATVNTIRHVEWRDMKPNFYFIFTPDVMASIPASYLVSFRIEEHQTSLLNQLSRQYPTVSVLDIRTMATKIQDLVEQIVWSISILALMGVMAGVMLIFTLLRLSLAQRQQEIRLYRTLGASKKRVTRTIWAEFGIMALIASAISALGAEATVAAVMRFGFDLSATLHPHLWLLLPTLALATLFLVVSSLIKQLLTPMNNSYG, from the coding sequence ATGGCGTCAAATGGATTAAATCGCAGGCTTACTGCCTGGAGTCTGGAAGAGATACGCCATGGCAACCTCTGGCCAATCAGTGTCGCGCTGGTGCTGATCATCTCTGCCGTGTTTGCTCTATCGGCGCTGGCTACGCGTATGGAACAGGTGATTGTCAAGCAGGGCAAAGATGCACTCACCGCCGATACGCTCTTCATTTCTGCCAATCCTCTGCCACAAACCTTGCTCGATGCGGCCAAGAGTGAAGCGCTTACCACCTCAAAAATGACCCGTTTTGCCACCATGGCCTTTAGTGACACGGGGATGCAGTTAGTCACCGTCAAAGCGGTGCAATCGAGCTATCCGTTGCTTGGTGAACTGAGCCTACGTAGCGACACAACACGCGCTCAGCATGTGAACCCGGGGGAACTGTGGTTAGATAGCCGGATTATGGAGAGGATGGAGGTTACGCAAGGTGACAATGTCACGATTGGCGACGCAGATTTTATTGTTTCTGGCGTGATTGAGAGCGAACCCGGATTAAGCTTCAACCCGTTTCAACAGATGCCAGCGGCGTATATTCACGACACGGATGTGGCGCGTACTGGCGCGATTCAAGTTGGTAGCCGTGTGCAGTATCGTCTGTTTATCGTCGGCAGTGATCAAGTGATTGCGAAGGTCAAAGAGAGCGTTGAGCTGACGCCGAGTGATCGCTGGCGCGACCAAGAGAGTGCCAGTCGCAGTAGCGAAGTGTTTGAGCGCACCAATCAATATCTGTCACTGACCGTCGCGATTGTCATCATTATGGCGGCGACGACATTAGTGCTGACTTGCCAAAATTACGTTGTCACGCGAAAGCAAACCATCGCGATGTTAAAAAGTATTGGTGCAAGCCGAGCGTGGATAGCGCGTTGGTTGGCGATTCAGCTAGCTCTGCTATTTGTATGCGCTGCCGTGATAGGCGTACTGATTGGCATGGGTCTGGAGCAGTTGCTGCGCATTCCATTGAAAGATCTGCTGCCGGATCCGCTTCCTTCGTATGGCATCACGCCGTACTTAGTCTCTTTGTTTACCGCGTTACTGATTGCGATTCCCGCTTTGGGCATTCCGCTGTCGGCTTTGTTGCATACGTCAGCGATCAATGTGATGCAAACAGACAACCAACAGAAAACCATTCCATCGAAAACCTGGTTGCTGATTGGGGTGCCACTAGTGCCCATGCTGGCGATTTACCACAATAACGTTATGGTGTGGATTGTGCTCGGGGCAATCATGCTGCTATTCATTGTGCTTGCCTTTGTTGGCTTAGCACTAAGCAAACTGTTGGCACGCTTACCATTTTCTACCTCCGTTAAACTCGCGCTGAGCCGCATCAACCGCTCGGCACTCAGTAGTGGTTTACAACTGGGGGCGCTGTCGCTGTCGCTCATGCTATTGGCGATCATTTGGCTGGTGCGCACCGATCTACTCAAAGATTGGCAGCGGACGCTTCCAGCCGATGCCGCCAATGTTTTTGCGCTCAATATCAGTGACTTCGAACTTGACCCTTATTTGGCGTTTTTAGATCAGAACCAAGTGAATCGTTCCCCAGCTTATCCGATCATTCGCGGCCGATTTACTGCCATCAACGGTAAAAATGTCGCGAGTGAAAACCAGCCAGATGGCCAAGAGCGTAGCGACGCAGTGAGCCGAGAGTTAAACCTCACATGGGGAGCGAGCTTACCCGATTATAATCAGGTGACGGCGGGCAGTTGGACGCCAACGCAAGGCGTGTCGGTTGAAGCTGAAGTGGCTGAAGAAATGGGAATCGAGATTGGTGACACACTCACCTTTGTGGTGAACAGTCAAACCTTCAACGCGACGGTGAACACCATTCGTCACGTCGAGTGGCGTGATATGAAGCCTAATTTCTATTTCATCTTTACACCGGATGTTATGGCGTCTATTCCTGCATCCTATTTGGTCAGTTTTCGTATTGAAGAGCACCAAACATCCTTGCTGAATCAGTTGTCGCGGCAATACCCGACCGTCAGTGTGCTCGACATTCGCACCATGGCCACCAAAATCCAAGATCTGGTTGAACAGATAGTGTGGTCGATTTCGATTTTGGCACTCATGGGGGTGATGGCGGGAGTGATGTTGATCTTTACCTTGTTGCGCCTGAGTTTAGCGCAGCGTCAGCAAGAGATCCGCTTGTACCGCACGTTGGGCGCGTCGAAAAAACGGGTCACGCGTACCATTTGGGCGGAATTTGGCATCATGGCGCTGATTGCCAGTGCGATTTCTGCTCTCGGTGCGGAAGCAACGGTGGCAGCGGTGATGCGTTTCGGATTTGACTTATCCGCCACGCTTCATCCGCATTTGTGGCTGCTATTGCCCACCTTGGCGTTGGCGACATTGTTCCTAGTTGTATCAAGTTTAATCAAACAGTTATTGACACCTATGAATAACTCGTATGGCTAA
- a CDS encoding diguanylate cyclase, which translates to MPSLKNLSIRHKLLVPILIFVTFIFIFAQGFHFFVNYQNEQKNLIDRVSILAKGVAFNLQAAVLFDDSLAASEVLSAFNADPAILRVKLFDLNEQLFSIYEAQADEAPIPDQAQRDALQKKGHLVAGKYLYLLVPIEMDESKIASLRITVSNQAFEQIVNKLIESSIVFFFMLLPTGALLYLIVQKFILEPVYSLHDSMQAFVEHRLKRPNLKPKADDEIGALIDAFNTMVKRLAQRDSQIHYTLDRLEKEKAFANEVIETVQHALLVVNHDGVILHSNAASKEIFPISLAAVENNTLTDLIQTEEKEVLIAAIEQKQVLDDYLLSCKKVDQSVQLLQISSRSLSNRGATLFAIQDVTEIEAAMNRQRIAAGVFEHSQDGLIVLDHNGVITMCNPALTQMLGYSSDTLVGRSFLQVFHWKQLQSLMPTIQESLSHYGQWQGEVWEKHLNGTLVPMFAKVSHIVKKVDQEQVYDMVIILSDLSDAKEMERLEYLAHHDALTGLANRSKLHRILEEELRASAYSNKELALLYLDLDGFKQVNDTFGHDAGDEVLRVISTRLQQEVRSSDLVARLSGDEFVLLIKPASQQSVTQLTERLLQSICRPIEYKNQTLQVGCSIGVKLIGSNEKDMDNILKSADTAMYRAKKAGKGQAIVIGAEASE; encoded by the coding sequence ATGCCTTCACTAAAAAACCTCTCTATTCGTCATAAGTTGCTGGTGCCTATCTTAATTTTTGTCACCTTTATTTTTATCTTCGCTCAGGGTTTTCATTTTTTTGTCAATTATCAAAATGAACAGAAGAACCTAATCGATCGCGTCTCCATTTTGGCAAAAGGGGTGGCGTTTAACCTGCAAGCAGCAGTGCTATTTGATGACTCATTGGCAGCCAGCGAAGTGTTATCAGCATTTAACGCCGATCCGGCTATTTTGCGGGTGAAGTTATTTGATTTGAATGAGCAACTGTTCTCGATTTATGAAGCGCAAGCTGATGAGGCTCCTATTCCCGATCAAGCGCAAAGAGACGCTTTGCAGAAGAAAGGTCACCTTGTTGCAGGCAAGTACCTCTATCTGTTGGTGCCGATCGAAATGGATGAAAGCAAAATTGCCTCACTGAGAATTACGGTGTCAAATCAAGCCTTTGAACAGATCGTCAATAAGTTGATCGAAAGCAGCATCGTGTTCTTTTTTATGCTGCTCCCCACTGGCGCGCTGCTTTACCTTATCGTGCAGAAATTCATTTTGGAGCCGGTCTACTCTTTACACGACTCGATGCAGGCTTTTGTGGAACACCGCCTTAAAAGGCCCAACCTCAAACCCAAAGCGGATGATGAAATTGGCGCACTCATTGACGCATTTAATACCATGGTGAAACGCTTGGCGCAGCGAGACAGCCAGATCCATTACACATTAGATCGTTTAGAAAAAGAGAAAGCCTTTGCCAATGAAGTGATTGAAACGGTTCAACATGCGTTGCTGGTTGTGAATCATGATGGTGTTATTTTGCACAGTAATGCGGCCAGTAAAGAGATTTTCCCGATTTCTCTTGCGGCGGTGGAAAACAACACTTTAACCGACTTGATTCAGACGGAAGAGAAAGAGGTGCTCATCGCGGCCATTGAGCAAAAGCAGGTATTGGATGACTATTTGCTCTCTTGTAAAAAAGTCGATCAAAGTGTTCAACTGCTGCAAATTTCTTCACGTTCTCTAAGTAACCGAGGTGCAACGCTCTTTGCCATTCAAGATGTTACTGAGATAGAGGCGGCGATGAACCGCCAACGTATTGCCGCTGGGGTGTTTGAACACAGCCAAGATGGCCTGATTGTTCTTGATCACAATGGCGTGATTACTATGTGTAACCCAGCGCTCACGCAGATGCTTGGTTACAGCAGTGATACTTTAGTTGGCCGCTCTTTTCTGCAAGTGTTCCACTGGAAACAGCTACAATCGCTGATGCCAACCATTCAAGAATCGTTGTCCCATTACGGACAATGGCAAGGGGAAGTGTGGGAGAAACACCTTAATGGCACCTTAGTGCCGATGTTTGCCAAAGTCAGCCATATAGTGAAAAAAGTGGATCAGGAACAGGTGTATGACATGGTCATCATCTTGTCAGATCTTTCTGATGCGAAAGAAATGGAGCGTTTAGAGTACCTCGCACATCACGATGCACTAACGGGGCTTGCCAATCGTTCTAAACTACATCGAATATTGGAAGAGGAACTTCGCGCGTCTGCATACTCGAATAAAGAGTTAGCGCTACTTTATCTGGACTTGGACGGCTTTAAACAGGTTAATGATACCTTCGGTCATGATGCTGGCGACGAAGTACTGCGCGTTATTTCCACTCGCTTGCAGCAAGAAGTACGCAGTAGCGATCTGGTTGCCCGATTGTCCGGTGATGAGTTTGTTTTACTCATCAAACCTGCCAGTCAGCAATCAGTTACTCAGTTAACCGAGCGTTTGTTGCAAAGTATCTGTAGACCGATTGAATACAAAAACCAAACACTGCAAGTCGGCTGTAGTATCGGAGTGAAACTGATCGGTTCAAATGAGAAAGACATGGATAACATCCTGAAAAGTGCCGATACCGCGATGTACCGAGCGAAAAAAGCCGGGAAAGGGCAGGCTATTGTGATAGGCGCTGAGGCAAGTGAGTGA
- a CDS encoding 5-oxoprolinase subunit B family protein gives MKSNCYRIQPVSECSLMVYFNESVNEQQVGELANLIRQTLPNALMNVVPAYRSILVEYLPFRLSESQLLLQLEQLLQSSQVTTSIQAGCNHRIPVYYAKKTALDLETFLHRGLSLDDVVELHSETPYTVSAIGFTPGFAFLSDVDERLAVPRLASPRVSVPAGSVAIAESKTAIYPSATPGGWNIIGRCPVSVYNPNEVPVTPFTIGDTVTFYPISEQEYLELGGAL, from the coding sequence TTGAAGAGCAATTGCTACCGAATTCAACCCGTTTCTGAATGCAGCTTGATGGTGTACTTTAACGAGAGTGTCAATGAGCAACAAGTGGGTGAGTTGGCGAATCTGATTCGACAGACTCTACCCAATGCGCTGATGAACGTGGTTCCTGCCTATCGTTCTATCTTGGTGGAATACTTGCCTTTTCGCTTGAGTGAATCACAGTTGTTGCTTCAGCTTGAGCAACTGTTGCAAAGTAGCCAAGTGACCACATCCATTCAGGCCGGATGCAACCATCGCATTCCCGTTTATTATGCCAAGAAGACCGCGCTGGATCTGGAGACGTTTCTTCATCGTGGCTTGTCACTGGATGACGTTGTCGAGCTACACAGTGAAACGCCCTACACCGTTTCGGCGATTGGTTTCACACCAGGCTTTGCGTTTTTGTCTGATGTTGATGAACGCCTCGCCGTTCCTAGGCTGGCTTCGCCACGTGTTTCCGTCCCGGCAGGCAGTGTCGCGATCGCCGAAAGCAAGACGGCCATTTACCCATCCGCCACGCCAGGCGGCTGGAACATCATCGGCCGATGTCCAGTGTCTGTGTATAACCCGAACGAGGTTCCCGTGACCCCATTTACTATTGGTGACACAGTGACTTTTTACCCGATCAGTGAGCAAGAGTATCTCGAATTAGGAGGCGCATTGTGA
- the tesA gene encoding multifunctional acyl-CoA thioesterase I/protease I/lysophospholipase L1: protein MVRLFSLMLMLILSGAATAAEKILILGDSLSAGYNMPAQQAWPSLLPDVLKTYGKDVQVINASISGDTTGNGLARLPDLLTTHSPDWVLIELGANDGLRGFPPKTIAANLSRMIQMTKASGAKPALMQIRVPPNYGKRYSQAFFDLYPTLAEHQQVPLLPFFLEQVITKPEWMMQDGLHPTADAQPWIAEFVAEMFSKHL, encoded by the coding sequence ATGGTCAGATTGTTTTCCTTAATGCTGATGTTAATCCTGTCAGGGGCGGCAACGGCGGCTGAAAAAATTCTCATACTTGGCGATAGTTTAAGTGCAGGATACAACATGCCAGCGCAGCAGGCATGGCCAAGTTTGTTACCAGACGTACTAAAAACCTACGGGAAAGACGTGCAAGTGATCAACGCCAGTATTTCAGGCGACACCACAGGCAACGGTTTGGCGCGCCTGCCAGACCTGTTAACCACCCACTCCCCCGATTGGGTGTTAATTGAACTGGGTGCCAACGATGGCCTCAGAGGTTTTCCGCCCAAAACCATCGCCGCCAATCTGTCACGGATGATCCAAATGACAAAAGCGTCGGGCGCGAAACCTGCTTTAATGCAAATACGCGTTCCACCTAATTACGGCAAGCGTTACTCGCAAGCGTTTTTCGATCTTTACCCTACTTTGGCGGAGCATCAACAAGTGCCATTGTTGCCGTTCTTCCTTGAGCAGGTGATCACTAAGCCAGAATGGATGATGCAAGATGGCCTGCATCCCACCGCCGACGCGCAACCTTGGATCGCTGAATTTGTTGCCGAAATGTTTAGCAAACATCTCTGA